Sequence from the Euzebya sp. genome:
CCGCATGTCGGCCAGGGTCCCGGTCTGGACGACCCGCCCCTGGCGGATGATGCTGATCCGGTCGGCCAGCGCCTCGACCTGGGCGAGGATGTGGGACGACAGCAGGATCGTCCGCCCCTCCGCCGTCAGGTCCCTGACCACCTCCTGGAACACGACCTCCATCAGCGGGTCCAGCCCGGCGGTCGGCTCGTCGAGGAGGAGCAGCTCGGCGTCCGAGGCGAGCGCCGCGACGATCGCCACCTTGTGCCGGTTCCCCTTCGAGTAGGTGCGGCCCTTCTTGGTCGGATCGAGGTCGAACCGCTCGACCAGATCGTCGCGGCGCGTCCGGTCCAGGTGGCCACGCAGCGTGCCGAGCAGGTCGATGGCCTCCCCGCCCGTCAGGTTGGGCCACAGCTCCACGTCCCCGGGCACGTAGGCGAGGCGGCCGTGCAGCTCGAGCGCGTCGGCCCAGGGGTCGCCGCCCATGACCCGGACCTCGCCGGCGTCGCGGCGCAGCAGGCCGAGCAGGATCCGCAACGTGGTGGTCTTCCCGGCGCCGTTGGGGCCGAGGAAGCCGTGGACCTCGCCCTCGGCGACCGCGAGGTCCAACCCGTCGAGGGCGGTGGTCCGCCCGTAGGTCTTGGTCAGGCCGACGGCCTCGATCAGATCGGGCATCCGTTCACGCTCCGGTGGGGTCGGGGGAGGTGGCGGCGCGGACCTCGCGCCACCACTCCGAGGCGGTCAGGTCGGCGATGGCCTCGTAGGCGTCGAACGTCGCCTGGCCGATGCGCCGCACGGTGGACTCGGTGAACGGCTCGATCCCCATCCGGCGGGCGATGTGGGCCTGCAGGACCATCGTGGAGGTGTTGAGCGCGGTGAGGACGGCCGCGGCGTCGCGGGTCCGCGGCGACCCCGGTTCGAACCGGTCGGGCCAGGTGCTCGACAGGTACGCCTCGCTCGCCGACATCACCTGGTCGACGAGGTCGTCGATCGCCGTGGACCCGTCCACCATCGCGCGGCCGACGTAGCGCTGGACCACCGGCGCCATCGAGATCAGGATGGACAGCACCTGCGGGTCGCTGAGGCGTCCGGCGTCGATCGCCGTCGTCTTGAACCGGATCAGCTCGAGCACGCGCTCGTCGCAGGCGGACCGCAGCCCGTCCTTGGTGCCGAAGTGGTGCTGGACCAGCCCGAGGGACACCCCCGCCGCCGCGGCGATGCCCCGCATCGTGGCGCCCTGGTAGCCGTGCTCGGCGAAGGCCTCCATCGCCGCGTCGCGGATCCGGGCCCGCGTGGTCAGGTCACCGACGGCATCGGGGGTCGCGCGCACGACGTGACAATACGACCGTATTGCATGCAAGTCAACCGTATTGCCGCGGTATTTGCCACCTGGTGTCGGGTTCCGGTCGGCCGTGACGGGGCAGGACCGGCTGGTGACACCGGACGCCACGGCGCAGGAGCGCGCCGACCTGATCGAGACCGTCGCCCACGCCGCCCTGGGCTACGAGGAGCTCCACGAGGGGCAGCTCGAGGCCACCAGGGCGGCGCTCAGCGGCCGCGACGTATTGGTGGTCATGCCCACCGGGTCCGGCAAGTCGGCGATCTACCAGATGGCCGGAGCCCTGGCGGGCGGGACCGTCGTGGTCATCTCCCCCCTCCTCGCCCTCCAGCGCGACCAGATCGTGGCGCTCGGGGGACGTCTCGGGGGTGCGGTGGCGCTGAACTCGACCCTCAGCCGCAGCGAGCGCGACGAGGTGATGGACCAGCTGGCCAGCGGCGAGCGGACGTTCGTCTTCCTCGCCCCCGAGCAGCTCCGCAACGACGACACGCGCGCGCAGCTGGCGGAGATCGGCGTGCGGATGCTCGTCGTCGACGAGGCCCACTGCATCGCCAGCTGGGGTCACGACTTCCGTCCTGCGTACCTCCAGCTCGGCGAGAGCCGCGCCGGCCTCGGCGACCCGCAGGTCCTGGCCCTGACCGCCACCGCCTCCGCCCCGATCCGCCGCGAGATCATCGAGGAGCTGCGGATGGACGACCCGGTCGTCGTCAGCTCGGGCATCGTCCGCCCCTCGATCACCCTGGACGTCGTCACGACCAAGGACCTCGACGCAGCCACCCGGACCGTCGTCGACCTGGTCGCCGAGACCGCCGGCACCGGGCTGGTCTACGTCGCCACCCGAGCGGCTGCTGACGAGCTGGCCGCGACCCTCGCGACCGACGACCGACCCGCGCTGGCCTACCACGCCGGTCTGCCGACCTCGACGCGCACCGAGGTGGAGGCGCGCTTCGCCGAGCCCGACCCGGTCGTGGTCATCGCCACCACCGCCTTCGGGATGGGCGTCGATGTCCCGCACGTCCGCTTCGTCATCCACCGCGAGGCCCCCGCCTCGCTCGACGACTACTACCAGGAGTTCGGCCGCGCCGGCCGCGACGGCGACCCCGCGCGGGCCGTGCTGGTCCGCACCCTCGAGCACGCCACCAGCCGACGGATGGAGGGCGGGGTGACCCAGATCGAGCCGGCCACCTTCGACCGGGTGGCGCGTGGGCTGGCCGCCATCGGGGACCCCGTCGACGTGGCCGACGTCGCCGACGAGCTCGACATGACCGCGACGCGGCTGACCATGGTGGTCGAGCACTT
This genomic interval carries:
- a CDS encoding ABC transporter ATP-binding protein encodes the protein MPDLIEAVGLTKTYGRTTALDGLDLAVAEGEVHGFLGPNGAGKTTTLRILLGLLRRDAGEVRVMGGDPWADALELHGRLAYVPGDVELWPNLTGGEAIDLLGTLRGHLDRTRRDDLVERFDLDPTKKGRTYSKGNRHKVAIVAALASDAELLLLDEPTAGLDPLMEVVFQEVVRDLTAEGRTILLSSHILAQVEALADRISIIRQGRVVQTGTLADMRHLARTTIEALTVAAPDGFEGLSGIHDLEVDGQRVRFSVDGEHLEAAVAHVTSLGLRGLTSHPPTLEELMLRHYDSELHRGPGTTRSGASR
- a CDS encoding TetR/AcrR family transcriptional regulator, which encodes MRATPDAVGDLTTRARIRDAAMEAFAEHGYQGATMRGIAAAAGVSLGLVQHHFGTKDGLRSACDERVLELIRFKTTAIDAGRLSDPQVLSILISMAPVVQRYVGRAMVDGSTAIDDLVDQVMSASEAYLSSTWPDRFEPGSPRTRDAAAVLTALNTSTMVLQAHIARRMGIEPFTESTVRRIGQATFDAYEAIADLTASEWWREVRAATSPDPTGA
- a CDS encoding ATP-dependent DNA helicase RecQ translates to MTPDATAQERADLIETVAHAALGYEELHEGQLEATRAALSGRDVLVVMPTGSGKSAIYQMAGALAGGTVVVISPLLALQRDQIVALGGRLGGAVALNSTLSRSERDEVMDQLASGERTFVFLAPEQLRNDDTRAQLAEIGVRMLVVDEAHCIASWGHDFRPAYLQLGESRAGLGDPQVLALTATASAPIRREIIEELRMDDPVVVSSGIVRPSITLDVVTTKDLDAATRTVVDLVAETAGTGLVYVATRAAADELAATLATDDRPALAYHAGLPTSTRTEVEARFAEPDPVVVIATTAFGMGVDVPHVRFVIHREAPASLDDYYQEFGRAGRDGDPARAVLVRTLEHATSRRMEGGVTQIEPATFDRVARGLAAIGDPVDVADVADELDMTATRLTMVVEHFTRTGAIRAEDAGTLTWTGDTDPDEAVEDAVEHHRRDQALARSQVAMMREYVDTAACRWRTIGAYFGEPDVEACGACDNCRAGTADTAEGEAGADHDLVPGTRVTHASFGAGTVEGVEGRRLMVLFDEAGYRTLAADVALAGDLLTVD